The sequence below is a genomic window from Colletotrichum destructivum chromosome 4, complete sequence.
TCGCAGTTTGCGGgccgacaacaacaagctTACTTCACTGGACGGCTTGGACCAGCACGACGGGCTCTTGACGCTCCGGGCGCGGAACAACCTCATCGAGGTGGCCGATTTCGAAGGCACCAAGCTGCACCGGTTGACCGAGCTGGATTTGGCGGGGAACAAGGTGGCTGAGATTCGCAACGCTGGACAGCTTTCGTCCTTGCAAACACTCAAGCTTGCCAAGAACCGCCTGGAAAGCTtcacggccgaggacgcgcAAGGCATGGACGGTCTGCGGTATCTCGATCTTAGCGACAACGACGTCCTAGAGCTCGACATCAGTCGCTTGCCGGCCATTCGTCTGCTCCATGCGGACAGGAACCGCATCAGCAAGATCACCGGTTTCACCAAGGCCCGCCACCTAGACAGCCTTTCTCTCCGAGAGCAGCGCGGTGACATTCAATTGGATCTTTCCTTCCTCTCGTCGGCTTACGAGGTCCGGAAGCTGTTCCTCTCTGGCAACTACATTGGCACTTTCGAGCCCAAGGTAGACTTCCTTAACCTCCAGTTGCTCGAACTGGCCAACTGTGGACTGCGGTGCTTGCCGGAAGGAGTCGGTCAGCTGATGCCAAATCTGCGATCGTTGAACCTGAATTTCAACGCCATTGCGGACCTTTCACCCATTCGATTCGTTCCCCGGCTCAAGAAGCTCCTTGTGGCCGGGAACCGCCTGTCCGACTCGACGACAGTGACGGAACTTTTAACAGATTTCCCGCACCTGACACAATTGGATTTGCGGGACAATCCGATTACTCAGGGCTTCTACCCGCCAGTGCACGTTACAATATCGGCGGACCGCGGTCATGTCGCCGACCCGTTCACTCTTCCCGAAGCCAACCCGGAGAGGGATGCTGTGTTTGCCAGACGGCTTGATGAGACGACTCgccttcggcgccggctgtACCAGGTTGTTTTCGTGGGATGCTGCAAAAAGCTGAAGCTTCTGGACGGACTCCCCGTCAAGCGCCAACACATGCTTGCCCGCGACCCATCTTTTCAGGCATTGGTCAAGGAGGGATTGTTGCCCAGCGACGTTGCTCAAGTTCCAACACCCGCttcagcagcggcggcggcggctgggccaGTAGAACCCCAAACGGCGGAAGGGGCTCCAGAGCTGGCAGACTTTCCAACGCCAACAAAGACTCCTGCGTCGGCTCCGGTCCAGTCACCGGCACCGGCTTTTGTATTGGATGAGGCGGacgagagcagcagccgaTGGAACGCAGAAGACAGCTTCGCTTGAGGTGGATGGAGTGTAACAACACCGAGGGAGGAGCAGAAAAAGGAAGGCGCTTGTAGCGCATCAAGGCATTTTTTGTTTGCCTTTACGATTTTTTCCATATTAGGCGTTTTCAgggccaaggagaagggcgtctGGGTACTTGTTGATAAAAAAGGGCAAGCCGGTATTATTAATGACGACACGAGGAGAACATTGTACGAGTACCAACTGTAGAGAGCATCGGTTCAGAAACATGACAGAATAAACAGACTCTGCATATGTCATCTGGTTTCTTTGATGAAGAGGTAGATGTTACTGTGAGGGTTTCTACCGGCCGTGATCCGAGTGTTCCATGGGGGCATTGAAGACCCACCCCGATTCTTGACTGCCGAGCTGATGCCTCGTGAAGGGTCATTCAACTTTTTGAGTGGAGCTCCACCTTCCTCAGGTAGGTATCTGTACCTAAGCGGTAGCAGGCAGATAGGGTACCTGCACTTCCAGGCTCTGCTCTGAAGACTGACGAGGTACAGAAATAGATGACGGTCTCATGTTCCAGTCTTGTTGGACTCTTGCTTGGGGTCAACAGTGGTCAGGGCGCCACACGGTTCAAGGTCGTTCTGAGTCGCTTCATGTCCCTGAAAATTCTTTCGGTTTCAAGAGGAGGAGATTGTCGCGCAGCGAGCTCCGGCACAGGCGACTCAGGACTGGCTATCAACGTGACCTGCTCAGTCTTACCGGACCGCAAATTAGGCCCTCCGCAACACTTtcagagagggagggggataGGAGGGCAAGTGTCGTCGGTCGCGGGGTGGTTAAAACAAGCAAGCCCGCCCCCCCTGGGGATCATCTCATGGCGGCCGTGATTAGTGTACAAGTCGCCTGGGTTTTTGGCGCTGCATACTCGCGTCCCGGCCAAGCGGTTTGTTTGGAGCCCAATGTCACGGTGAAATGCACAAAATAGGCGGGAGCGCAGCCCGACGTGCATCCGCAACCCACCCGCACGCAAGAGTAGATCATCTATGGGGACCCTTCCATTCTGTCTTATTTTAATTCTTTTGATCCCCGTGCATGATGCCATCCGCCCGTTCACCTGTCCATCCTTCCTTTCGTCCATTTCGTTGGACGAGATGGGACGAGACCGGACCCCTTGTGGCGGGCAAGATGCAAAGTTGGGATGAGATAGTGAAAGAGTCAAAGGGAGAcagggagagaaaaagaaggacaagCAGGCGAGTCGCGATGAAGCGTCTGGTGTTGCGGTGAGCGCGGCGAGGTAGGGGGTTGATTGCCTGTGctgggaggcggccgagacaAGGAAAGCGGCGAAACAGAGTGGGCTCTTGTTTTTGTGTAGGGCTCGACAATATTATCGAGGCTGCATTATTATTGTGAGTAGTAGTAGGCGTTGAGACTGGGAGACCCGACACGGCATTTTATTTTTGTGCTCTCCCTCTGTGAGTGGTAGGTcttggcgaagacgagagGTCCGAGGATTGAAGAATTGTCAAAATGAGGAGGGAACTCCCTTGGAGACAGGGCGTGGCAAGGGTATGGCAGGGCTAACTTGGCTGGCATCTTGTCGAGGGGGGCATGGAAGTGCATGCATGGTCTGGACTTCAAATTCAGAGTAATACACTACGTGACTATTCGTACATGATCTGTACCTCCTTGTGCCATGCAGGCGATGAGTTATGCTCACTCTGGTCGACGAAGCTATTGTTGAATAGCGAGTGGACGAAGTCCCTACTAGCCTACCCCCCCTCTGGGAACCGGCTGAACTTCTTCAAGGAGTTGTGATGTGGCACGCATCGGGGCACCGGGACCTCCTTTTTGTTGACGTGGCCATGTTGATATTTCATGCGCACATTTGCCCCAGCAACTCAGGCTTTAGGCTCTGGGCTCCGGGCTCTGGGCTCTGGTAAATAGCAAGGTTCTTTTCCCCCCTGGATGCGGTGGGAGGAATTCACCAAACCGGGCTCGGAGTGGGTTTGACCTGATGTAATTGTTGACGCATGTCACTCGACAGTACGTACTGTCGCTACGCTAGGGCGATGAGATTGGTGGTAATTTGAGCTGGCTCTTGTACTTGTACCTGAGGCAATGGAATCTTGTTGGAAGCTGCGGGTAAAGTCCCCTTCTCCACCACCAAAGGTACTTTCTCGGTCTCCTTACAGTGTATTCTACCCATGCAGGTATCTTGGTACCCAGGTACCTCTAGAGCAACCCGACACAAACACGCTGCACACCACACCACAGCGGAGAGCGAAGCGAACAGTACCCCGGACACACTGCTCGATTGCATAATGATATCGTGCTGCCCACACACTTACGTCTACACTCCCAATTCTGGCCTCGACACAAACAGTCATTCATTCACTCTTCACCCTACTCCCCTTCACCCTTTTTACCCCGTAGAAGTATCTCTTCCCGTCTTCTTACGACAGTCGGACGCCTCATCCTGACTGCCCCGGAAACACATACATTCAACACACAAAACACACACGGCAGTTATCGCATCCTGCAGCAATCTGCAGCAACAAACGCACAACACCCCGCTGCGTTTGCCGGAAACCATGACGTTTGGCGACATCATCGCCCGCCGACCATGGACTCCGAGCCgccttcccttcctctcgAGCGCTCCGTCTCGCAACATAGCGCAACGTCCATGAGGAGCGCCCGATCCTCCACCGTACGAGCCAAACGATCAAAACTAAATTCCCAGCCGTCAAGCTCCGCaagctccatcgccgcctccgaggACAAGTCCCTGACGAgcttcccctccatcccccccgACTCACCCAGGGCCGACCACGCCTTTcccctggacgaggaggccccGGAGCCTGAACCCCCGGCAACCGTCCGCAAGATCTCCGACACCAGGCCCGGTCCCATCTCCTTGATGGGCGGCCTGACCGGCGCCTCCTCTGCTGAACAGGCTGCCCGCGACGCCCTGTTCGAGGACTCGCCCATCTCGACCCACAAGATTCCCGGCGCCCTGCACCATGCTGATGACGAGCATATCGGGCGTCTGATCGCGAggcacggcgccgtcgccctggTCAGACAGGTTGCGACCGATCTGGCCCAGCGCGACGCCCAGATTGCCCAGCTGCGGAGGAAGACAgacgaaagagagagggctTTGCGCAAAATCATCCTGGAATGCGGCCTCTccaacctcgacctcgagacAAGGCTCAGGGCCGTTGAGAGTGAGGTCAAGACCTCCCGTCCAGGTAACCGTCGCAATGAGAGCGGCCTGTCCGATCTCATGAGCGATGCAATGCAGGATACCGTCATCTACAACGTCTTTGGTCAGACCGATATCAATGACGGCACCATCCGCGCCAGCAACCTCGCTACACCCTCCAACTCCGACGGAAGAGGAACGGCGAGAGGCTGGAAAGATTATCTTTGGGGCGGAACGAGCAGGAAGAGCAGCGTTCCGAGTagcgtcaacggcgacgatTCGAGGCCCGCCACCGTCGTAAGAGCACAGTCGAGTGCCGACAGGCGGCCCGGCCTGCAAGACGATCTCTTCTGTCCGCCCAGCGAGGGTGTCCCCCCCGAGAGCGTCCCGCCAAGAACCCCGAGCCGGGCGTCTAGCATCCAGTCTGGCCCGCCCGGTTCACGCAAAGTATCGACCTCGGTCGCGGCCAGCCTCATGAGACTCGTGGCTGGAGGTGCCATCAATACGCGCGAGGGTGGCCCCAATCGCGGAAGGTCCAACAGTGCTACCCAGCCGCAGTCGACACCGCGAGCGTCTTCGACTTCGAGTGCCAAGACCTCCCAGTCTAGCAGAGCAGTCTCGACGCAGGGCGGCCCGAAGGCACTCATGGCTATGCGCCGGACGGGAACAACCACGAATGCTACCCCGGCTCCCGCCACTCCCAGGACCCAGCCGCAGGAGAGGTGGGACACCATGGTGAATAGCCCGACGAACGCCGCCTCCAACCGACAGGAGAGCTACGGCCCCGTCGAGATGGATGCGATCCTGCCGCCTGAGACTCAGCCTCCGACCCTGACGCATATTTACAACAACTACGTCGGCACCGAGTATCTCACTGACCGCTTCGGCTTCATCTATGACCAACGTAGGAAGAAAAGGCAGCGTGAAGCTGCACAGATGGCCCGCCGCTTCAAGCAGGGCAGCCGCACTGAGATGCTTTCCAACGGCCGATCGGAATTGGCCTCGCCAATGatcgaggaagaggaggaggttcCGAGCCCCATGAGCGGCGAGGAGCGGCCAGATAGCCCGTCTTCAACCGAGGAACGCGCAGGCGAGGGCAGGCCTAAGAAGTGGCAAGATTATCTCAAGCTAGCGACGTTCCCGACCGAGCTCTTGTCTCACACCCCAGCCCTCAGCGCGCCCTCTctcgaggtgctcgaggGGGGCGATCTGGGGATGAAGTCGCCTGGACTCATCGCTGCCGACGAACGGGGCTTCGTTCCCATCGCGAGCACGACAACCTCCGTTATCGACAGCGAGGCGACACCTCCCGTTGACAAGGACGCGGCTGCCGGGATGGTAGTCAGGGATGATACGGAGCCGGTGAAGTTGCTGCTCCAGCATATGGGCGAGCTGCACGACTCCTTGCAGAGGGAAAAGGCTGCTCGCTGGAACGAGTTCTTGCGCAAGGTGAGAGCCGAGAGAAAGCGAGATGGGGaggccgctgctgccgccgctgccgcccttgccgaggCCCGTTATGAGCGCCCGGCCATGAACCTACCTGAAGCTGcccttgccgacggcgagctgaTTGGAATCACCGCCCTCGGGATCAAGGGCAAGGTCGGACGTGCCAAGAGGACCGAGCTTCGGAACCTGGTCCTCGGTGGAATCCCCGTCAATTTGCGTGCCAAAGTCTGGTCTGAGTGCTCTGGCGCAACCGCCCTGCGCATTCCGGGATACTACCAAGACATCATTGCTCGGTcggacaaggacgacgacccgCTGGCAGTGACCCAGATCGAGATGGACATCAACCGCACCCTGACAGACAACATTTTCTTCCGCAAAGGACCGGGCGTGGCGAAGCTCAAGGAGGTCCTCAAGGCCTATGCACGTCGAAACCCCGAGGTCGGTTACTGCCAGGGCATGAATCTCATTGTAGCCAACCTGCTGTTGATTATGCCGTCGGCAGAGGACGCCTTTTGGATTCTGACCAGCATTATCGAGAACATCCTGCCGTCGGGGTACTACGACCATTTCCTCCTTGCATCGCGCGCCGACCAGCAAGTCCTACGCCAGTATGTGGCGGAAGTACTCCCGAAGCTGTCGCAGCATCTGGAcgacctcggcatcgagctcgaggcaCTCACGTTCCAGTGGTTCCTCAGTGTCTTCACTGACTGCCTCTGCGCCGAGGCTCTCTTCCGCGTCTGGGACGTTGTGCTTTGCATGAATGACGGAAGCACCTTTTTGTTCCAGGTGGCGCTCGCGCTGCTCAAGCTCAACGAGCCGCAGCTCCTGCAGTGCGACACGCCGGCGAGCGTGTACACTTACATCAATCGCCA
It includes:
- a CDS encoding Putative Rab-GAP-TBC domain-containing protein, with the translated sequence MDSEPPSLPLERSVSQHSATSMRSARSSTVRAKRSKLNSQPSSSASSIAASEDKSLTSFPSIPPDSPRADHAFPLDEEAPEPEPPATVRKISDTRPGPISLMGGLTGASSAEQAARDALFEDSPISTHKIPGALHHADDEHIGRLIARHGAVALVRQVATDLAQRDAQIAQLRRKTDERERALRKIILECGLSNLDLETRLRAVESEVKTSRPGNRRNESGLSDLMSDAMQDTVIYNVFGQTDINDGTIRASNLATPSNSDGRGTARGWKDYLWGGTSRKSSVPSSVNGDDSRPATVVRAQSSADRRPGLQDDLFCPPSEGVPPESVPPRTPSRASSIQSGPPGSRKVSTSVAASLMRLVAGGAINTREGGPNRGRSNSATQPQSTPRASSTSSAKTSQSSRAVSTQGGPKALMAMRRTGTTTNATPAPATPRTQPQERWDTMVNSPTNAASNRQESYGPVEMDAILPPETQPPTLTHIYNNYVGTEYLTDRFGFIYDQRRKKRQREAAQMARRFKQGSRTEMLSNGRSELASPMIEEEEEVPSPMSGEERPDSPSSTEERAGEGRPKKWQDYLKLATFPTELLSHTPALSAPSLEVLEGGDLGMKSPGLIAADERGFVPIASTTTSVIDSEATPPVDKDAAAGMVVRDDTEPVKLLLQHMGELHDSLQREKAARWNEFLRKVRAERKRDGEAAAAAAAALAEARYERPAMNLPEAALADGELIGITALGIKGKVGRAKRTELRNLVLGGIPVNLRAKVWSECSGATALRIPGYYQDIIARSDKDDDPLAVTQIEMDINRTLTDNIFFRKGPGVAKLKEVLKAYARRNPEVGYCQGMNLIVANLLLIMPSAEDAFWILTSIIENILPSGYYDHFLLASRADQQVLRQYVAEVLPKLSQHLDDLGIELEALTFQWFLSVFTDCLCAEALFRVWDVVLCMNDGSTFLFQVALALLKLNEPQLLQCDTPASVYTYINRQMTNHAISIDNMIKASDGLRKEVKREDVEARRDKAIQAEKDAARQRDEMNTAKKSSKANSNGNGHGGGHVESEAAVPESGSDVETPMPVEQEEQT